A region of the Haemophilus parainfluenzae genome:
GAATCTAGCGAAGATGAAAAAGAACCTCTTGTTCAGAAATCTGGAAAAATGGAACTATCTGACTTGATTGATTCGTCAAGTGGTAGAGGTGGTAATAAATTATATTCCGATATAGGCAGTGTTAGTTCAGAGTTGGTAGCTAAGGCAAAAGAGAGTATTGGGCTTGATATTTCAGATTGGCAACATAGTGTGGACGAATCAGGTATTCGTCATACATTTAAGCAGCACGGAAATGAAACAACAGAAAGTAAGCGAGGACAGCGAGCTGTAACAAAAAAAGATATTCTCTTATTACCGCTTATTATTTCAAGTTTTGACAGTATTGAATATGCGGGATTAAGTGATATGGGGAATGAAACGTTTTTAATCAAGAAAGAGATTGAAGATGAAATATTTACCGTTCAAGAAGTGCGTAAAAAACACAAAAAACTGACAATGAAAACGATGTGGATTAGGCGGAAATCAAAAAAATAACCGCAGAATAGTTTGGTGCGTAATTCCTAGTTTATTAACTCGCATCCGCATACGTCCAAAACGTTCCCAAGCTCAATCTACGGTTTACTTATTTTACCACTATTAGTTCAAATGTTAAACACCCTAAGCATCATCTTATGATGAGATTGTGGATATGCTTTGACCAAGAGATGACAAAGAATGAAACGTTATTCAAATAACCCGATCAGAAATGGTCTGGTTTTTTATTGGGGTAAATAAATGAAATTCACAGACAAAACTACTCAAGCGGCCACACAAAGAACCATCACTAAAGATGGTTTTTTAGTTGTGCCAGCAACCATTTCAAAAGTTGGGGTATTTGATTATCTCGCTACAGAACTTGGGCTAAAAGAAGACGGTATTAAAAAAGTCGCTCGCACAGAGAAATCTTTATTTAGCGATGAAACGATTAAGAGTTTTGAAAATGCCACATTAACCGTTGGTCATCCTAAAGATGGAGTGAATGCGAAGAACTGGAAACAGCTCTCTGTCGGTGTCGTGCGTAATGTTAAGCGAGTCGGCGATGAACTCACGGCAGAGGCTTGGATTTATGATGAATCTGCGATTAAAACTGTGCAGGAGAATGGTGTTGAGCAATTATCTTGTGGTTATGACTGCGATATTAAGCCTTCCACAGTACAAGATGCAGATTTTGAGATGTCGCCGATGATCGGCAACCACGTAGCGATTGTGGCAAAGGGTCGCTGCGGTGGAAGTGTAAAACTTGCCGATGAGGATAAAACCATTATGGGGAAAACCGCAAAAATTCTCGATGCGTTTTTAGGTGCGTTCGGCATCAAGTTGTCGGATGAACAGAAAAAACAAATTGAGGAAGAAGAAAAGTCTGGTGGTGAAGAAGGGAAAGAGCAAAAAGCCGAAACCTCGACCGAACCAAAAGGAAAACAACCTGAACCTGAAAATAAAAAGGAAGATGACGTGGAAAAAGAAGAACTTGAAAAACGCCTTAAAGCTAAAGATGAAGAAATCCAACAGCTAAAAGAGGCGCAAGCAAAACGTGATGCAGAAGTAAAACAAGCCGCTGTATTGGCTGATGCAAAAACTGCATTTAAAGAAGTCAATTTTGCGGATAATGCTACTGTGCGTGAAATCCAAGAAAGTGCAGTCGTAGCGCAGGGTATTTTTACTAAAGATGAGGCGACCAAATTATCCGATGAGGAAATTTCTGGCGCATATCAAACAGCAAAAGCGGTTGCGGCGAAATTAGCGGATGAACGTAAA
Encoded here:
- a CDS encoding DUF2213 domain-containing protein, which gives rise to MKFTDKTTQAATQRTITKDGFLVVPATISKVGVFDYLATELGLKEDGIKKVARTEKSLFSDETIKSFENATLTVGHPKDGVNAKNWKQLSVGVVRNVKRVGDELTAEAWIYDESAIKTVQENGVEQLSCGYDCDIKPSTVQDADFEMSPMIGNHVAIVAKGRCGGSVKLADEDKTIMGKTAKILDAFLGAFGIKLSDEQKKQIEEEEKSGGEEGKEQKAETSTEPKGKQPEPENKKEDDVEKEELEKRLKAKDEEIQQLKEAQAKRDAEVKQAAVLADAKTAFKEVNFADNATVREIQESAVVAQGIFTKDEATKLSDEEISGAYQTAKAVAAKLADERKSLGSILLGDAAMNKAAPSIDFNKTYNS